A genome region from Hydrogenoanaerobacterium saccharovorans includes the following:
- a CDS encoding DUF2628 domain-containing protein has translation MLAEKTCPSCNADMENECRFCSSCGYDFTQGTPNVIAIDDHRIEGYLTADIASFVDKKSDVYTDKLEAIEQKRITYNWCAFLFTANWFAYRRMYGWAVGIILTSVLIGIGIAAVLITPLTNGTISSEMFALLSFAAGLVLRVVCGFLGDRIYWSRIKKALDLENCKGRPPVYDSKLKQRLGLAGGTSVPAVVISVVAGEIFIQLVTAFVTPAITNMLL, from the coding sequence ATGCTGGCAGAAAAAACTTGCCCGAGTTGCAATGCTGATATGGAAAATGAATGCAGATTTTGCAGTAGCTGCGGCTATGATTTTACCCAAGGTACTCCTAATGTAATTGCAATTGATGATCACCGAATAGAAGGGTACCTTACCGCAGATATTGCAAGCTTTGTGGACAAAAAAAGTGATGTGTATACCGATAAGCTTGAAGCAATAGAGCAAAAGCGAATCACCTACAATTGGTGCGCCTTTTTATTTACGGCAAATTGGTTTGCTTACCGGCGGATGTATGGCTGGGCAGTGGGGATTATTCTGACATCTGTACTCATTGGAATCGGCATTGCGGCAGTTTTAATAACACCTCTTACCAACGGTACGATATCATCCGAGATGTTTGCGCTTTTATCGTTTGCGGCTGGGCTTGTGTTGCGTGTGGTTTGCGGCTTTTTGGGTGACCGAATTTATTGGAGCCGTATAAAAAAAGCTTTGGACCTAGAAAATTGCAAGGGGAGACCCCCTGTTTATGATAGCAAGCTAAAGCAGAGGCTTGGTTTGGCGGGCGGCACCAGTGTGCCTGCTGTGGTAATATCGGTAGTGGCAGGCGAGATATTTATACAGCTTGTAACTGCGTTTGTTACCCCTGCCATAACGAATATGCTTTTGTAA
- a CDS encoding metallophosphoesterase has translation MRIIVMSDSHKNFDNVLKIVEKHNDADLFLHLGDGEHDFEDVMALYPDKNYDHVCGNCDFYSLAPAFNLIKADGKRIFFTHGHIYHVKFGIKELLYAAQGRGADIVLYGHTHNSYIEYIDGMHVVNPGSCSGMGGSATYAIIDITKAGVVPIIVKL, from the coding sequence TTGAGAATTATTGTAATGTCCGATTCACATAAAAATTTTGATAATGTACTAAAAATTGTGGAAAAGCATAACGATGCAGACCTGTTTTTGCATCTTGGAGACGGCGAACACGATTTTGAAGATGTGATGGCGCTGTATCCCGATAAGAATTATGACCACGTTTGTGGGAATTGTGATTTTTACTCTTTAGCGCCGGCGTTCAATCTGATAAAAGCAGACGGAAAACGCATATTTTTTACTCACGGCCACATCTACCATGTAAAGTTCGGTATCAAAGAGCTTTTATATGCAGCACAAGGGCGCGGTGCCGACATTGTTTTGTACGGACATACTCACAATAGTTACATCGAGTATATCGACGGTATGCATGTGGTGAACCCCGGCAGCTGCTCGGGTATGGGGGGCAGTGCGACTTATGCCATCATAGATATTACCAAAGCGGGAGTCGTACCAATTATTGTGAAGCTTTAG
- a CDS encoding potassium channel family protein: MTVIVVGGGKVGFYLARTLMEHGHKPRIIEESKETCARIANDLDIPIFCGDGSTIEALQNAGIEEADALISVTGKDENNLIACQLAKKEFHVKRTVARVNNPKNMSIMKQLGVDIPISSTDNIARLLEREVDTSAIKQIMSLNRGETSISEFEIPQNYKRDGIRLSELRMPEESIIVSISRDGTMIIPRGNTQIFSGDKVIVICQLKVIHDLSRMLGLE; this comes from the coding sequence ATGACAGTGATTGTAGTGGGCGGCGGTAAGGTTGGTTTTTACCTCGCCCGAACACTGATGGAACACGGCCATAAACCCCGAATAATAGAAGAAAGCAAAGAAACCTGTGCACGAATTGCCAACGATTTGGATATCCCCATCTTCTGCGGCGACGGCAGCACAATAGAAGCGCTGCAAAACGCAGGAATTGAAGAGGCTGATGCACTGATCAGCGTTACGGGCAAAGATGAAAACAATCTGATTGCCTGCCAGCTTGCCAAAAAAGAGTTTCACGTAAAGCGTACAGTAGCAAGGGTAAACAACCCTAAAAATATGTCGATTATGAAGCAGTTGGGGGTAGATATCCCCATCAGCAGTACCGATAACATTGCTCGCCTGCTGGAGCGCGAGGTAGATACCTCGGCTATTAAACAAATTATGTCTCTCAACCGCGGGGAAACATCAATCAGCGAATTTGAAATACCCCAAAACTACAAACGCGATGGTATCCGTTTAAGTGAATTGCGGATGCCGGAAGAAAGCATTATCGTATCCATCTCACGTGACGGTACCATGATTATTCCGCGCGGTAACACACAAATTTTCAGCGGGGATAAAGTTATTGTTATATGTCAGCTTAAAGTCATCCATGACCTTAGCCGTATGTTAGGATTGGAATAA
- a CDS encoding potassium channel family protein translates to MLDVWKKGGTFTMNVLVIGCGKVGSKLATVLDKLGHDVCIVDRDAEHFELLDHEFSGYTVAGIPIDQDVLRNAGIEGSDAVIAVTQDDNVNIMVAQLAREVFHIDIVLTRIYDPQRENVFSHFNLKTVCPTNLTVDAVCAALEGAIDLKQMSFGTSTISYYSLPLRENLIGKTIHDVIPDPGSLLFGIQHQDGKLILAHDKREKLNAGDKLVFAKMVE, encoded by the coding sequence ATGTTAGATGTATGGAAGAAAGGCGGCACTTTTACAATGAATGTATTGGTCATCGGATGCGGCAAGGTTGGCTCCAAGCTGGCAACGGTATTGGATAAATTGGGACATGATGTATGTATTGTAGACCGTGATGCAGAGCATTTTGAATTGCTTGACCATGAGTTTTCGGGTTACACCGTAGCCGGAATACCCATTGATCAGGATGTTTTGCGGAATGCAGGGATTGAAGGCAGCGATGCGGTAATTGCCGTTACGCAAGACGATAACGTTAATATTATGGTAGCACAACTTGCACGTGAGGTTTTTCACATTGATATTGTACTCACCCGTATTTACGACCCACAGCGGGAAAATGTATTCTCGCACTTCAACCTCAAAACCGTTTGCCCCACAAACCTGACCGTTGATGCGGTGTGTGCCGCATTGGAAGGCGCAATCGATTTAAAACAAATGAGCTTTGGCACGTCTACTATCTCTTACTACTCTTTACCGCTGCGAGAAAATCTTATTGGTAAAACCATACATGATGTTATCCCCGACCCGGGCAGCTTGCTGTTTGGAATTCAACATCAAGACGGCAAACTCATATTGGCACATGACAAACGTGAAAAGCTGAATGCAGGCGACAAACTTGTATTTGCAAAGATGGTTGAGTAG
- a CDS encoding DUF1540 domain-containing protein: MNQYQPNECIKCTVQQCTYHCKDKNYCSLDCITVGTHESNPTMEQCTDCESFKPER, from the coding sequence ATGAATCAATATCAACCCAATGAATGCATCAAATGCACCGTTCAACAATGCACCTATCACTGCAAAGACAAAAACTATTGCTCGTTAGATTGCATTACCGTAGGAACACATGAGTCCAACCCGACTATGGAGCAATGTACCGATTGCGAGTCTTTTAAACCGGAAAGATAA
- a CDS encoding HPr family phosphocarrier protein: MKKFEYTVKDDLGLHARPAGLLVKCVSGYKSAVTLTKGGKSADAKRLFGVMGLAVKFGDVISVTIEGEDEDAAYLAIKAFCESNF, from the coding sequence ATGAAAAAGTTTGAGTATACTGTTAAAGATGATTTGGGGTTGCATGCCAGGCCGGCGGGTTTACTGGTAAAATGTGTATCTGGATATAAATCGGCAGTAACGTTGACCAAGGGCGGAAAGAGTGCAGATGCCAAACGTTTATTCGGTGTAATGGGGCTTGCCGTAAAATTCGGCGATGTCATTTCTGTTACGATAGAGGGTGAAGATGAGGATGCTGCATATTTGGCCATTAAAGCTTTTTGTGAGAGCAATTTTTAA